In the genome of Xanthobacteraceae bacterium, one region contains:
- a CDS encoding efflux RND transporter periplasmic adaptor subunit: MHGNVQRTRKRIEHALHGFTRRLAPWRKRAEQLYEKSPLKGGKLAAVVLALLAVLWIGSGIIFPHHPAAEQNVAVQNNKKFRVGFLETQLKRHQPRLALSGRTEADKKVAIVARTQAIITELRVKRGDRVKQGDIIAVLTDDGRNAQLQQARALVQQRKAEYEARMQLIEKGNLPKLDANTIAAQLRAAEAALAQAEAEIERIRITAPWDGVVDQVSAEQGQFLMLMPNMGQGAGGNEIARMISLDPLLIIVEVSERKLSGVQLGETAEIRLVSGERVKGRVRYIAKSASQTTRTYRVDVEIPNPDNKIPDGITAEVLINLAPVDATKVPRSALVFSTTGRLGVRVVEQDGKVVFIPVEIADDEQQSMWVTGIPDKARVIVQGQDFVREDQIVEAVPAEQQSAQR, translated from the coding sequence ATGCACGGTAATGTCCAGCGCACCCGCAAGCGGATCGAACATGCGCTTCACGGCTTCACGCGGCGTCTCGCGCCATGGCGGAAACGCGCGGAACAACTCTACGAAAAGAGTCCGCTGAAGGGCGGCAAGCTCGCCGCGGTCGTGCTGGCGCTTCTCGCAGTGTTGTGGATCGGTTCGGGCATTATCTTCCCGCACCATCCGGCGGCCGAGCAGAACGTAGCGGTACAAAACAACAAGAAATTCCGTGTCGGTTTCCTTGAGACACAGCTTAAGCGTCACCAGCCAAGGTTGGCCTTGTCGGGCCGCACCGAAGCCGACAAGAAGGTCGCCATCGTCGCGAGAACGCAGGCGATCATCACCGAGCTTCGCGTGAAGCGCGGCGACCGCGTGAAACAGGGCGATATCATCGCCGTGCTCACCGATGATGGACGTAACGCGCAGTTGCAGCAGGCGCGCGCGCTCGTCCAGCAGCGCAAGGCGGAATACGAAGCGCGCATGCAGCTGATCGAGAAAGGCAACCTGCCTAAGCTCGATGCCAACACCATCGCGGCGCAGTTACGCGCGGCAGAAGCAGCGCTGGCACAGGCCGAAGCCGAGATCGAGCGCATCCGCATTACCGCGCCGTGGGACGGCGTGGTCGATCAGGTCTCGGCAGAACAGGGACAGTTCCTGATGTTGATGCCGAACATGGGTCAGGGCGCGGGCGGCAACGAAATCGCGCGCATGATCTCCCTCGATCCCCTCCTCATTATCGTCGAGGTTTCCGAGCGCAAGCTCAGCGGCGTACAACTAGGCGAGACTGCGGAAATCCGCCTCGTCAGCGGCGAGCGCGTGAAAGGCCGCGTGCGCTACATCGCGAAAAGCGCGAGCCAGACCACCCGCACCTACCGCGTGGACGTCGAAATCCCGAATCCCGATAACAAGATTCCCGACGGCATCACCGCGGAAGTCCTGATCAATCTCGCACCCGTCGATGCAACCAAGGTGCCGCGCTCCGCGCTGGTGTTTTCCACCACCGGACGCCTCGGCGTCCGCGTCGTCGAGCAGGACGGCAAGGTCGTCTTTATTCCGGTCGAGATCGCCGATGACGAACAGCAATCCATGTGGGTCACAGGTATTCCCGACAAGGCACGGGTGATCGTACAGGGTCAGGACTTCGTGCGCGAAGACCAGATCGTCGAGGCCGTCCCGGCCGAACAGCAATCGGCACAGCGGTAA
- a CDS encoding efflux RND transporter permease subunit: protein MNPVDFAITRSRLTIATLIFLLLAGAVAYVRIAKEAEPDIKIPIVYVQLSQRGISPEDAERLLLRPVETKLKSVSNVKEMRSTAFEGGGYVLLEFVAGFDSKAALADVRAKVDEAKRDMPQGMDEPLVQEVNLSLYPVIVIALSGDVPERTLLRIARGAKNAIEQTPGVLSAELRGARDEVVEIIASPALMKSYGVSLDNLIGVTRNSNSLVAAGALEGETGRFAVKVPSLIERPEDVLTIPVVATAGANVILGDIADIRPTFKDATTITRVNGQRAMTIEVSKRTGENLIATVDAVKKVVAELQKTWPDAVQVSYTQDKSKLIRQMLADLQNAVATAVLLVTVIILFALGPRASFFIGIAIPASFLSGVLGLYLAGLTINIVVLFSLILAVGMLVDDAIIVSEFAERRMSEGMHPREAYSLAAKRMAGPVISATLTRIAAFSPLLFWPGVVGEFMKYLPITLIATLSASLVVALFFTPTLGALLGRASPVPHDDRVSDKGWYMQLVKRAVARPGATIMIAIGVLIVVQQAYSHFGRGVEFFPDVEPDFGQVVIHGRGNLSIDEKDQVMKLVEARVLKFPGLATVYSRVGEQPRGTDELSEDTIGVLQFEFADWKTRPKAREIMDAMRQATADIPGVLIEVTAPRAGPPTGKPVQVQLSALNPDLLPAAAQKVAAILAKRQDIRDLDDGLPLPGIDWTIQVNKALAAQYGASPATVGNAVQLVTNGLKITDYRPAESDKPVDIIIRFPHERRSLQEIDELRAQTTAGYVPLGNFVERVPQKRVGYIKRVNGNRVMTVQSNIAAHVQAATVQQEIAAELQKTSLGEGVLWKMKGEDEEREKASAFLVTAFLTAIFLIFTILLAQFNKITSVFVVLTAVVLSTFGVMLGFMLMGQPFGVVMGGIGVIANAGVIVNNNIVLIDTYDRLRREGMEAYEAILLTCRERARPVVLTAVAAILGVLPIAFGVNLDFVLREVAIGAPATQWWINLSTAIVFGLGFATILTLVVTPAMLMGIEQMAQWRKRRFGEKKSHGTKIVPAE, encoded by the coding sequence ATGAACCCCGTCGATTTTGCCATCACCCGCTCGCGGCTCACCATCGCGACGCTGATCTTCCTGCTGCTCGCAGGTGCCGTTGCCTATGTGCGCATCGCGAAGGAAGCCGAACCGGACATCAAGATTCCAATCGTCTATGTGCAGCTTTCCCAGCGCGGCATCAGTCCGGAAGACGCCGAACGCCTGTTGCTCCGCCCGGTCGAAACCAAGCTGAAATCCGTCAGCAACGTGAAAGAGATGCGCTCCACCGCCTTTGAAGGCGGCGGCTATGTGCTGCTCGAATTCGTCGCAGGCTTCGATTCCAAGGCAGCGCTCGCCGACGTGCGCGCCAAGGTGGACGAAGCCAAACGCGACATGCCGCAAGGCATGGACGAACCGCTGGTGCAGGAGGTGAACCTCTCGCTCTATCCGGTTATCGTGATTGCACTCTCCGGCGACGTGCCGGAGCGCACGCTGCTGCGCATCGCACGCGGCGCAAAAAACGCCATCGAACAGACGCCCGGCGTACTCTCCGCCGAACTGCGCGGCGCGCGCGACGAAGTGGTCGAGATCATCGCCAGCCCGGCGCTGATGAAAAGCTACGGCGTTTCGCTCGATAACCTGATCGGCGTCACGCGCAATTCGAACAGTCTCGTCGCTGCCGGCGCGCTGGAAGGCGAGACCGGGCGCTTCGCCGTGAAGGTGCCTTCGCTGATCGAGCGGCCGGAGGATGTTCTTACGATTCCCGTCGTGGCCACGGCTGGCGCCAACGTCATCCTCGGCGACATCGCGGACATAAGACCGACCTTCAAGGACGCGACTACCATCACCCGCGTGAACGGCCAGCGCGCCATGACCATCGAGGTCTCGAAGCGCACCGGCGAAAACCTGATCGCAACCGTAGATGCAGTGAAGAAGGTTGTCGCCGAGCTACAGAAGACATGGCCCGACGCGGTGCAGGTCTCCTATACGCAGGATAAATCCAAGCTTATCCGGCAGATGCTCGCCGACTTGCAGAACGCGGTCGCGACCGCGGTGCTGCTGGTTACCGTTATCATCCTGTTCGCACTTGGCCCACGCGCCTCGTTCTTCATCGGCATCGCGATCCCCGCCTCCTTCCTCTCCGGCGTGCTCGGCCTTTACCTCGCGGGCCTCACCATCAACATCGTGGTGCTGTTCTCGCTGATCCTCGCGGTCGGCATGTTGGTGGACGACGCCATCATCGTCTCCGAATTTGCCGAACGGCGCATGTCCGAGGGCATGCACCCGCGCGAGGCCTATTCGCTTGCCGCCAAGCGCATGGCGGGTCCGGTGATCTCCGCGACGCTGACCCGCATCGCCGCATTCTCCCCGCTCCTGTTCTGGCCCGGCGTGGTCGGCGAGTTCATGAAGTATCTGCCGATCACGCTGATCGCGACGCTATCCGCTTCGCTTGTAGTTGCGTTGTTCTTCACGCCGACGCTGGGCGCGCTGCTCGGCCGCGCCTCTCCCGTCCCGCACGACGACCGTGTGTCGGACAAGGGCTGGTACATGCAGCTCGTGAAGCGTGCGGTCGCGCGCCCCGGCGCGACGATCATGATCGCCATCGGCGTGCTGATCGTGGTGCAGCAGGCGTACAGCCACTTCGGACGCGGCGTGGAGTTCTTCCCCGACGTGGAGCCGGATTTCGGTCAGGTCGTGATCCACGGCCGCGGCAACCTCTCCATCGACGAGAAGGACCAGGTGATGAAGCTGGTCGAGGCCCGCGTGCTGAAATTCCCCGGCCTCGCCACTGTCTATTCGCGTGTAGGCGAACAACCGCGAGGCACCGACGAACTCTCCGAAGACACCATCGGCGTTCTCCAGTTTGAATTCGCCGACTGGAAGACCCGCCCCAAGGCGCGCGAGATCATGGACGCGATGCGGCAGGCAACCGCCGACATTCCCGGCGTGCTGATCGAGGTCACCGCACCGCGCGCAGGCCCGCCCACCGGCAAGCCGGTGCAGGTCCAGCTTTCCGCACTGAACCCCGATCTGCTGCCCGCCGCCGCGCAGAAGGTCGCCGCGATCCTCGCGAAGCGTCAGGACATTCGCGATCTGGATGACGGCCTGCCCTTGCCCGGCATCGACTGGACCATCCAGGTGAACAAGGCCCTCGCCGCGCAATACGGCGCCAGCCCTGCGACGGTCGGCAACGCCGTGCAACTCGTCACCAACGGCCTGAAGATCACCGACTACCGCCCCGCGGAGTCTGATAAACCGGTCGACATTATCATCCGCTTCCCGCACGAGCGCCGCTCGCTGCAGGAGATCGACGAACTGCGCGCGCAAACCACGGCCGGTTATGTGCCGCTCGGCAACTTTGTTGAGCGCGTGCCACAAAAGCGCGTCGGCTACATCAAGCGCGTCAACGGCAACCGCGTGATGACCGTGCAGTCGAATATCGCGGCGCATGTGCAGGCCGCCACCGTGCAGCAGGAAATCGCCGCCGAATTGCAGAAGACATCGCTCGGCGAAGGCGTGTTGTGGAAGATGAAAGGCGAGGACGAAGAACGCGAGAAGGCCAGCGCATTCCTCGTCACCGCATTCCTAACCGCCATCTTCCTGATCTTCACGATCCTGCTTGCGCAGTTCAACAAAATCACCTCGGTGTTCGTGGTGCTCACCGCGGTCGTGCTCTCCACCTTCGGCGTAATGCTTGGCTTCATGCTGATGGGCCAACCGTTCGGCGTGGTCATGGGCGGCATCGGCGTGATCGCGAATGCGGGCGTGATCGTGAACAACAACATCGTGCTGATCGACACCTACGACCGGCTGCGGCGCGAAGGCATGGAAGCCTACGAGGCAATCCTGCTCACCTGCCGCGAACGTGCCCGCCCCGTCGTGCTGACCGCCGTCGCGGCCATCCTCGGCGTGCTGCCCATCGCCTTCGGCGTGAACCTCGACTTCGTATTGCGCGAAGTCGCGATCGGCGCGCCTGCGACGCAGTGGTGGATCAATCTCTCCACGGCAATCGTGTTCGGTCTCGGCTTTGCGACGATCCTGACCCTCGTGGTTACACCCGCGATGCTCATGGGCATCGAGCAGATGGCGCAGTGGCGCAAACGCCGCTTTGGGGAAAAGAAATCGCACGGCACGAAAATCGTGCCTGCGGAATAA